TGCCTTTCATGtctatataacacacacacacacaccttggaTAGTGGCCAGGGGATTGTTACCGAGGAGGGCTTGGTTCATCCCTGTGTTAACTCCCATCACAGTGTTCCtgttgtgtcacacacacacacacacacacacacacacacacacacacacacacacacacacacacacacacacacacacacacacacagcaccataCACGTGCAAGCATATATACGAACAAAGAcaagcagaggagaaaaggtGAGAAAAGTTTGGCAGCAAATACAAGCAGAGGACAAATTCAGCCTTGCACATATAAGGAGCAGTAGTTTGGTGATAGTTTGCAGGACAGGTGTAAACAATGTTAAGAAAAAGAGGTTAGACGTGTGGAAGTAGACAGATCATATAGAAAATGTtacaaaagattaaaaatgtataatttactCTGCATCTATAACAAAGGATAGAATTCAGTACTTTAATATCTACGTGTGTCGCATTCACCTCAAGTTTGCAGCAAAATCGGTGATGTAGTTAGACACGTCACCGTTCTTTTTACCCATACGCCATAAGCTGTGAACACAAGAaccacacacggacacacacagggTTAGAATGCACTGCTGCATGGGGGGAGCAGTGGCACCCAATGGCATTGCTGGGCTAtcggtgtgtgtgcgtgtgtgtgcgtgtttgtgtgtgtgtataccatATCAACCATTTAACTACAAACTGCAGGTGAACCGCGCAGGGTGCAGTATTCATAGTTTCATGGaaatgtgtggttgtgtgtgtaacGTGTGTTAAGAAGCTTTGCCTACATTTTtggacacagagacagtgatttttttttaaatataaaaaaaatactgtaatcaagataaaaaacaaacatggaccTGATATTTAAAGGGTCAGTTGCCACAAAAAACACCTCGGTTGATATCTTAGTTACAGTAGGTTTGGATATATTTCTTCAGGTTTTGCAGCTTCCATCTCTCACTCTCCACCAAACTGAGATTATGCTATCAACCCAACACATGAAACATTACATTTGAGAGTATATCCAgatttctatttggatctgcGCCAAATTACACACAATTCTAGAATGATTCCCTAAGACATCCACGACTTAGGGCCTGGGCACGTTGTGTCTTACCCTGTGTTCAGGCTGAGTGTGCTGTGGCTGGGAGTGGCTGGGCTGGCCGTGCtgcggggaggaggaggaggagtcaccGGGGAGGGtgcagagctgagagagaggTGGCTTGagctgatggagggatgggtggaggtgaggctggaggtCAGGGAGCAGATGGAGGGCATGGTGGTCACCGTTGTGCTGCTAAGACTGGTCACGGCCTGCGACAGCTGGCTGGACATCTGGCGGGGAgacggacacacagacagattcaggTTTCTGAAACTACTGACGGCTGACAAACACTGTATAACTATCACATACAGGGGAGGAGATGTGGATTGAGGTGGTGCGTTTACCATGTGAGGGCTGTAGCAgggttgtttgtgtgctggtgGGGCAGTGGGGGGCTGGCTGGGCAGGGGAGGGGTGGCACTGCTGGGATTGATGCGCTTCTCTTTCTGCCGGCGGTTGCAGAACCAGACTCGGATCACCTCCTTCTCCATGTTGAGCTGCTCGGCGATCAGCAGGATCTCCTCTGAGGTAGGCTTCTGGTTCTGCAGGATTATTTCAACAGTGCTAGATTTCAGCTAAAAGTTTCAAAACACCGAGACATAAATCATGTTCGTTTACACAAAGGGAAGAATGTGACACCTAAATGATGTGTTCATTAAGATGAAGCCTTAAGCTTTAAATCACTGTAATtcttcatgtgttcatttttaataaactcTGGACAGTGATGACAAAATACACACTCAGGTTATtacagtatttatacataatataatatatatatatatatatatataaaatatatataatgactCCATTAAAACACAATATCTGATGGATTTAGGGTCAGTTATGGGTCATGTTTTCGCTAACTGTCAACTTTTtgaaagattacacaaaaactactgaaactatttccttgaaacttggtgaagggATGCAGTGTGGGTCAGTAAAGAGATTTGAACTCATTTCCAATGGAATAATTGATGTTTCTTGATTAAAAATAGGCACATTTAAGGGACTAATATTTGTGAGTGTTTTGCCGTGGGGGAGGTATGTTCTCTACTGAGTGCAATCTATTCAAGAAAagaatttctttcatttctacCTTAATAATAGCTTTAATTATCTCACCGTCATGAATGCGCGCTCCAGGGCCACACGTACATTCGTCTCGATGCTGGTTCTCTTCTTTCTGCGACGACCAGGCATCCCCTCGAAGCccaaagaggaagaggacagggAGCTGGGGCTGGGCAGGGTGCTGTCTATGGACATGgtctctgcaggaggaaaaCAGACTGAATGTCATGTAAGTACTTTTAACATAAATGCAGAGAGCTGCTATTTTAATGTGAGCTCACCTGCATCATTGAGCCACTTCTCCAGCAGCGGCTTCAGCTTGCACATGTTCTTAAAGCTCAGGTTCAGGGCCTCAAAGCGGGAGATGGTCGTCTGGCTGAAGTCGTTGCCGTACAGCTTCCCCATGGCCAAACCTACATCTCCCTACAGAAGAAAAATGTaagacagttaaaaacacatcagtgactgagaaacatttattttaattaaaaattaatacatttaatataacCTGCTTGGTTCTACCAACCTGTGTGAAGCCCAGTTTGATACGTCTCTGTTTGAAAGTGCGGGCGAACTGTTCAAGCTCCTCCAGGTCACTGGGCTCCTCGGGATGAGGGGTCACTGAGGGCATCGTAGTCACGCCTCCACCACCGCTCACATCCATGCTCTTATCTCGCTGCAGCATGTACGACGCAGAGGAATGAAAGTGAGAATGAAAGCGAAGGAAGGCGGGAGAGAAACAAGTGTTTGGTATCAGTAGTGAAAGCATTGGGTTTTCTGTTCCCACTGACTGAAGCTTAAAAGTTTTCTCACCTGTGCTTGGAGTCCCATTCTATTCTGAGCAGACAGCAGACTTCCTTGGTTTTGCTGAGGTAGCGTAATAAGATTTGGTGTCGATAGGAgtcctgacaaaaaaaaaacccaacattaTCGATTATGACAAAAAGGTGAATTTTATAACTAATTTCTGcaggaaacataaaataatatgcaGGCCCCACCTTGCTGGGCCTGCTGTGCCTGCGGGAGGAGGAACTGAGCAGGAGATGGGAGCGAGTGACCGGGCACCAACACCAACTGTTGAAGCTGCAACAGCTGCTGGATGTCCTGTGTGATCAAGAGAGAAGGTTTGTATCTATAACTTCTCATGAACTCATGAGGAGAGATTGAGGGCTCAGacatataaaaatgtgttagtATGTGAGGCACCTCCTgctgaggagaggagcagaaaacaTAGAAGTAAGTGGAAAATGTTGTTAttgaaaagaaagggaaaatgtGTGCATTCATGCACAGTGGAAACTGTGAATCATGAAACAAATGACACGCCTGCAAGATTGTTCCGAGGCTAAATACTATTTCCTCAATCAAAGCGATCATCAGGAAGTGGCTTTGATTGGCAATCAGTACCTGGGCGGTGAGCTGGATGGGCTGGGACAGGGTAAGctggggtggaggaggtgggacaGGGACACTTTGGGCAGTCTGTTCCTGTGTGCTCTGCCCCTGTCCCTGCGACTGAGCCTGCTGACCCGTGTGTCCTgcctgctgttgctgctgctgctgctgggcttGCTGATtcgctgctgctactgctgctgctgctgcctgagctTGCTGATTGGCTTGGGCGGCCGCGTGGGCAGCATGAGCAGCATGGGCTGCATTGGACTGTTGCACAGCTGCAGCCAGGAGCTGCGCCTGAGCCTGCTGCAGCAACAACTGCTGCTGCGCTGGCAACAGAGCTGTCAActggtgaggagagagagaaagagcaagaggagaggagaggaaaggagaggaggagaggaggagaggaggagagaattgagattcaaaagaaaagaatgaaatggCCAGAAAGAGACAATGAAGGAAACAGTTTTCAAAAAGAAGCACAAGAGAAGCAAGCAAGGTAAAAGCaaagcagcgtgtgtgtgtgtgtgtatgtgtgtgtgtgtatcataaGTCAGTCTTACCCCTGCTAGTTGGGAGCCAGTCAgcatgagctgtgtgtgttgcagggccGTCTGTGAGGGGGTCGGGCCGTGAGAGTGAGGAAGGGCCGGGGACATCTCACCACACTCCTCCATCTTATTctgtgagaaagaaaggaaacaagTGAATGTAGACAAATATCaattaaaacacataaaagtCTTAATCCCATATTAGCTTGAAACATAAATGCTACAATGTAATTATAAAAAGCACCTGCACTAAAAAGACAAGGACAGATAAGATCACCAGCTGAATCTGAAACGTGTCTTCGGACGTGAGGTGACTTGTGTCTCTTTTTCTTGCACAAACGTCTTTTTTCCCAGGATCAGGTGCGTTTGAACTGGCAGCGGCGAAACTCTTCCAGTTTACTGATTTACATATCTCCGCTGGTATGCAAATTAGGTGGATTTTACTCTTTGCTGCATTGTAGCTTTTCAGATTAATTCCACTTGTGAATGTGCTTTGTGAATGGAGAGTGCCATCATACTGTCTCCTCTCGGTCAATCTGTTTACATTCAAGGCTTTTAGACACATTATGAGCCTCGACGTCAAACGCAACAAAAGAGCGATTCAGTGCAAAGAAACGAACACAAAGCTGAGGCAGCTATACTGTCAATGAGCCCACTGTGTGACATTAAGACACAAAAGATGCACAAACATGGGACCAGACATACACAAGAACGTGCACAGGCAATTCAGCataatggacacacacacacacacacacacacacacacacacacacacacacacacacacacacacacacacacacactcaccttgcTGCTGCTCAGGCTTGGTGACAGAGGGAAAGGACTGACTTTCATTGACTGAGccaagaagagaagaaacagaaaggaTTACTCATTTCAGAAATTATGCCACTTTAAAGGTAAGAAGAGTCAATGATTCATGAAcaaaattattcttttttgattttgatcGGTTGGTTTACAAAAAAAATAGTTTCCATACAAAAAATAATTGTTTccctttttcaatttttttctaCAATGAACTGATTTAACTTTGTATTTTTCACTCTTtatcagacaaaacaagcaatttgaaGATGTCACTGGTAAATCACACATTTCTAGAATCTTTTAGACTTCAACATTACTtctaaaactagaatggccctACACCTCCccccaccaaggcccaacagtcattttgaattcaatcaagctgcaccaaaatgaACTCTCTGATAGAAATGAGTCCCTTAAATatgcttgatttttttcatcgAGATTCATAATTTCTTTTGctgtgaaatcagtgaaaatgtcaaataaaaaggtTAATGAAAGGGATAAAACCAAGGTTCTTCTCTGAACCATACCACAAGTCTCCACCAAGTTTCTTGcttaaaacaaatatacaaaccaACCATCAAACACACGGacaatgataaaaacataacctccctggtggagataataatctgatttcatttcattgttatCTTTTGTTGTGGCTCAGTTACGCGTGTGACAGAGGTGGGAGACAAGCGTAATAATCACAGGGTTCAGATGTACCTGGTGATTTGATTCAGGTCCGTTCCGCTCAGAATCTGTgtgggagaggaaggaaaaagtgAGAAATTGATCATGTGTTAAagaacaaatacacagagactttgtttttacattcagtATATGTAGTCTGCATGAGGATGTGTTTATTAGCATGTTACCTGTGCCCTCCAATGGTGAGTCAGCCCCCGCTTTCTCCAGCTCTCCTGGCTTTGACATCCTGATATCTGCAACAGGAAGACACGCAGACAAACAGCAGTCAGTCAGGCTGACTCTTAAATCTGtgtcagacagaaaataaaaaaagcagagcGAAGCAGAACAACAGACATTTTCAAAGCAGGTGATCAGAATCTGGATGACGAGAGGGG
This region of Paralichthys olivaceus isolate ysfri-2021 chromosome 13, ASM2471397v2, whole genome shotgun sequence genomic DNA includes:
- the pou2f2b gene encoding POU domain, class 2, transcription factor 2 isoform X4 is translated as MFVPLPVPFVFQRTAPDLNAWRLKSPLALRSNSDIRMSKPGELEKAGADSPLEGTDSERNGPESNHQSMKVSPFPLSPSLSSSKNKMEECGEMSPALPHSHGPTPSQTALQHTQLMLTGSQLAGDIQQLLQLQQLVLVPGHSLPSPAQFLLPQAQQAQQGLLSTPNLITLPQQNQGSLLSAQNRMGLQAQRDKSMDVSGGGGVTTMPSVTPHPEEPSDLEELEQFARTFKQRRIKLGFTQGDVGLAMGKLYGNDFSQTTISRFEALNLSFKNMCKLKPLLEKWLNDAETMSIDSTLPSPSSLSSSSLGFEGMPGRRRKKRTSIETNVRVALERAFMTNQKPTSEEILLIAEQLNMEKEVIRVWFCNRRQKEKRINPSSATPPLPSQPPTAPPAHKQPCYSPHMMSSQLSQAVTSLSSTTVTTMPSICSLTSSLTSTHPSISSSHLSLSSAPSPVTPPPPPRSTASPATPSHSTLSLNTGLWRMGKKNGDVSNYITDFAANLRNTVMGVNTGMNQALLGNNPLATIQALAASGGQLPLSSLEGASKVLLGASGGQGGGLPSSLFLNHPAFLHMSQNPGAGLISAAVAKASQASPFPSASSISPTPCSPSPCSSPASSCSSSEMAHSPPPLGGGKIE
- the pou2f2b gene encoding POU domain, class 2, transcription factor 2 isoform X3, whose translation is MAGMETFTDGSTDIRMSKPGELEKAGADSPLEGTDSERNGPESNHQSMKVSPFPLSPSLSSSKNKMEECGEMSPALPHSHGPTPSQTALQHTQLMLTGSQLAGLTALLPAQQQLLLQQAQAQLLAAAVQQSNAAHAAHAAHAAAQANQQAQAAAAAVAAANQQAQQQQQQQQAGHTGQQAQSQGQGQSTQEQTAQSVPVPPPPPQLTLSQPIQLTAQDIQQLLQLQQLVLVPGHSLPSPAQFLLPQAQQAQQGLLSTPNLITLPQQNQGSLLSAQNRMGLQAQRDKSMDVSGGGGVTTMPSVTPHPEEPSDLEELEQFARTFKQRRIKLGFTQGDVGLAMGKLYGNDFSQTTISRFEALNLSFKNMCKLKPLLEKWLNDAETMSIDSTLPSPSSLSSSSLGFEGMPGRRRKKRTSIETNVRVALERAFMTNQKPTSEEILLIAEQLNMEKEVIRVWFCNRRQKEKRINPSSATPPLPSQPPTAPPAHKQPCYSPHMMSSQLSQAVTSLSSTTVTTMPSICSLTSSLTSTHPSISSSHLSLSSAPSPVTPPPPPRSTASPATPSHSTLSLNTGLWRMGKKNGDVSNYITDFAANLRNTVMGVNTGMNQALLGNNPLATIQALAASGGQLPLSSLEGASKVLLGASGGQGGGLPSSLFLNHPAFLHMSQNPGAGLISAAVAKASQASPFPSASSISPTPCSPSPCSSPASSCSSSEMAHSPPPLGGGKIE
- the pou2f2b gene encoding POU domain, class 2, transcription factor 2 isoform X1, which translates into the protein MFVPLPVPFVFQRTAPDLNAWRLKSPLALRSNSDIRMSKPGELEKAGADSPLEGTDSERNGPESNHQSMKVSPFPLSPSLSSSKNKMEECGEMSPALPHSHGPTPSQTALQHTQLMLTGSQLAGLTALLPAQQQLLLQQAQAQLLAAAVQQSNAAHAAHAAHAAAQANQQAQAAAAAVAAANQQAQQQQQQQQAGHTGQQAQSQGQGQSTQEQTAQSVPVPPPPPQLTLSQPIQLTAQDIQQLLQLQQLVLVPGHSLPSPAQFLLPQAQQAQQGLLSTPNLITLPQQNQGSLLSAQNRMGLQAQRDKSMDVSGGGGVTTMPSVTPHPEEPSDLEELEQFARTFKQRRIKLGFTQGDVGLAMGKLYGNDFSQTTISRFEALNLSFKNMCKLKPLLEKWLNDAETMSIDSTLPSPSSLSSSSLGFEGMPGRRRKKRTSIETNVRVALERAFMTNQKPTSEEILLIAEQLNMEKEVIRVWFCNRRQKEKRINPSSATPPLPSQPPTAPPAHKQPCYSPHMMSSQLSQAVTSLSSTTVTTMPSICSLTSSLTSTHPSISSSHLSLSSAPSPVTPPPPPRSTASPATPSHSTLSLNTGLWRMGKKNGDVSNYITDFAANLRNTVMGVNTGMNQALLGNNPLATIQALAASGGQLPLSSLEGASKVLLGASGGQGGGLPSSLFLNHPAFLHMSQNPGAGLISAAVAKASQASPFPSASSISPTPCSPSPCSSPASSCSSSEMAHSPPPLGGGKIE
- the pou2f2b gene encoding POU domain, class 2, transcription factor 2 isoform X6; the protein is MTKTAAIASKDFSSMWLPDIRMSKPGELEKAGADSPLEGTDSERNGPESNHQSMKVSPFPLSPSLSSSKNKMEECGEMSPALPHSHGPTPSQTALQHTQLMLTGSQLAGDIQQLLQLQQLVLVPGHSLPSPAQFLLPQAQQAQQGLLSTPNLITLPQQNQGSLLSAQNRMGLQAQRDKSMDVSGGGGVTTMPSVTPHPEEPSDLEELEQFARTFKQRRIKLGFTQGDVGLAMGKLYGNDFSQTTISRFEALNLSFKNMCKLKPLLEKWLNDAETMSIDSTLPSPSSLSSSSLGFEGMPGRRRKKRTSIETNVRVALERAFMTNQKPTSEEILLIAEQLNMEKEVIRVWFCNRRQKEKRINPSSATPPLPSQPPTAPPAHKQPCYSPHMMSSQLSQAVTSLSSTTVTTMPSICSLTSSLTSTHPSISSSHLSLSSAPSPVTPPPPPRSTASPATPSHSTLSLNTGLWRMGKKNGDVSNYITDFAANLRNTVMGVNTGMNQALLGNNPLATIQALAASGGQLPLSSLEGASKVLLGASGGQGGGLPSSLFLNHPAFLHMSQNPGAGLISAAVAKASQASPFPSASSISPTPCSPSPCSSPASSCSSSEMAHSPPPLGGGKIE
- the pou2f2b gene encoding POU domain, class 2, transcription factor 2 isoform X2, giving the protein MTKTAAIASKDFSSMWLPDIRMSKPGELEKAGADSPLEGTDSERNGPESNHQSMKVSPFPLSPSLSSSKNKMEECGEMSPALPHSHGPTPSQTALQHTQLMLTGSQLAGLTALLPAQQQLLLQQAQAQLLAAAVQQSNAAHAAHAAHAAAQANQQAQAAAAAVAAANQQAQQQQQQQQAGHTGQQAQSQGQGQSTQEQTAQSVPVPPPPPQLTLSQPIQLTAQDIQQLLQLQQLVLVPGHSLPSPAQFLLPQAQQAQQGLLSTPNLITLPQQNQGSLLSAQNRMGLQAQRDKSMDVSGGGGVTTMPSVTPHPEEPSDLEELEQFARTFKQRRIKLGFTQGDVGLAMGKLYGNDFSQTTISRFEALNLSFKNMCKLKPLLEKWLNDAETMSIDSTLPSPSSLSSSSLGFEGMPGRRRKKRTSIETNVRVALERAFMTNQKPTSEEILLIAEQLNMEKEVIRVWFCNRRQKEKRINPSSATPPLPSQPPTAPPAHKQPCYSPHMMSSQLSQAVTSLSSTTVTTMPSICSLTSSLTSTHPSISSSHLSLSSAPSPVTPPPPPRSTASPATPSHSTLSLNTGLWRMGKKNGDVSNYITDFAANLRNTVMGVNTGMNQALLGNNPLATIQALAASGGQLPLSSLEGASKVLLGASGGQGGGLPSSLFLNHPAFLHMSQNPGAGLISAAVAKASQASPFPSASSISPTPCSPSPCSSPASSCSSSEMAHSPPPLGGGKIE
- the pou2f2b gene encoding POU domain, class 2, transcription factor 2 isoform X5: MFVPLPVPFVFQRTAPDLNAWRLKSPLALRSNSDIRMSKPGELEKAGADSPLEGTDSERNGPESNHQSMKVSPFPLSPSLSSSKNKMEECGEMSPALPHSHGPTPSQTALQHTQLMLTGSQLAGLTALLPAQQQLLLQQAQAQLLAAAVQQSNAAHAAHAAHAAAQANQQAQAAAAAVAAANQQAQQQQQQQQAGHTGQQAQSQGQGQSTQEQTAQSVPVPPPPPQLTLSQPIQLTAQDIQQLLQLQQLVLVPGHSLPSPAQFLLPQAQQAQQGLLSTPNLITLPQQNQGSLLSAQNRMGLQAQRDKSMDVSGGGGVTTMPSVTPHPEEPSDLEELEQFARTFKQRRIKLGFTQGDVGLAMGKLYGNDFSQTTISRFEALNLSFKNMCKLKPLLEKWLNDAETMSIDSTLPSPSSLSSSSLGFEGMPGRRRKKRTSIETNVRVALERAFMTNQKPTSEEILLIAEQLNMEKEVIRVWFCNRRQKEKRINPSSATPPLPSQPPTAPPAHKQPCYSPHMMSSQLSQAVTSLSSTTVTTMPSICSLTSSLTSTHPSISSSHLSLSSAPSPVTPPPPPRSTASPATPSHSTLSLNTGLWRMGKKNGDVSNYITDFAANLSPSSQWWSAASFQS
- the pou2f2b gene encoding POU domain, class 2, transcription factor 2 isoform X7 — translated: MTKTAAIASKDFSSMWLPDIRMSKPGELEKAGADSPLEGTDSERNGPESNHQSMKVSPFPLSPSLSSSKNKMEECGEMSPALPHSHGPTPSQTALQHTQLMLTGSQLAGDIQQLLQLQQLVLVPGHSLPSPAQFLLPQAQQAQQGLLSTPNLITLPQQNQGSLLSAQNRMGLQAQRDKSMDVSGGGGVTTMPSVTPHPEEPSDLEELEQFARTFKQRRIKLGFTQGDVGLAMGKLYGNDFSQTTISRFEALNLSFKNMCKLKPLLEKWLNDAETMSIDSTLPSPSSLSSSSLGFEGMPGRRRKKRTSIETNVRVALERAFMTNQKPTSEEILLIAEQLNMEKEVIRVWFCNRRQKEKRINPSSATPPLPSQPPTAPPAHKQPCYSPHMMSSQLSQAVTSLSSTTVTTMPSICSLTSSLTSTHPSISSSHLSLSSAPSPVTPPPPPRSTASPATPSHSTLSLNTGLWRMGKKNGDVSNYITDFAANLSPSSQWWSAASFQS